CGCTAGTTCCACTTGTTCCTGGTATGAAATCGGACAAAGAGCAAAAAtcctgaaacaaaaagaaaggaaggaaaggagggagggggaagaggaggagagggaggagaagagagagggggaggaagagagggaggggaggaggaagggaaggagggagagagggagggagggagagagggagagagggagagagagagagagagagagagagagagagagagagagagagagagagaccgcgCGCCTGCCACCCTCCTGGCTATCTGAAATGCTTATTCCCGAGATTACAGTAATTACAGCCGCAGCATGAGTTCCATACAAGCGCTAAATGAAACAGcacatcaattaaaaaataaacactccATTCTAGGAGAAAGACAACCCCCTGGGACGTCCTAACAAGCGTAAATGAACCTGCCAAGCCCTGGCCCCGCACACCCCCCTCCCTTCTTAAGGTGGACGCTGAAAGCGCTGGCGGCTGCTGAAGGTCCTCCAATTCTTGGGTGTTGAGCGCGGTATCGGTCCCCGCGTTCCCTCTAGGGCGCAGCCCCGCCTCTCACAGAAGAAAAGGAGGCGCTTACAAACACGAGTGTATGTCTTAAAAGTAGCAAGCGAATTGAGAATGCAATGGTAGTTGTCAGTGTGTCTTAGTAAgtttgtgtttgtctttgaaAAGAGGAACTGGGTCCACGTgcttcatacatttatatattttgtctCATCCAAAGATCAGCCTCCCCAATGACATCTGTTTTGATCACTCCCCGCTTTCTAGGTAAGGAACTGAGGTGCCCCAGATCACACAGCAATGGACACTTACACGTACCGCGCCCCTTGCACGCTGGCAGAGCTCCCAAGTACTCAGTGGGCTGCCTTTAACCAAACCTGATCATCTAGATGCAACAGAAGTCTCACAACAGTCCCCAAATCTCCAAGTCTGAAAAGCCCTCGTTATGAGAATCCCAAGAGGACATCCCTCCCTAAATACCCCCAGCTCGCATCTGGACCAGCCTTGGATCCCTCATGAGCTTCCGAGGCCCTCCAGAACCAGCAGGTATTGTCCGTGGACCCAGACTAGCTGGATCTTGACAGGTTTAGAGATCCACGGGAGGTTGCACTCACTACCAAAACACTGTCCCAGTCCCCAAGTGCAGACTAAGAAAAATGAGACCAAGATCTCTGAAGCGCTGAGCTCTGTGGGGACCGTCTAGGTAAATGCTCAGTTCGTGCGGTCAATCCCAAGGTGACCAAAACTCTCCATCCGCCCAAAGCCAGACAGAAAAGCAGTCGCGAAACTACGGACTTCCTTAAGGAAGGCTGAGCCTTGAGAGCGCATAGACTCCGCCCTGTCGCCCAGTGATTGGTGATCCCAGAAGGGGGCGGAGACCGAGTACAGGCTGTATAAATATTCATGAGCCGGCCTGGAGGCGCTAGGCGACTGGAGCCGGGAAGTTGGGCGAAGGGCGCAGCTCctgccgaggaggaggaggaggtggaggaggaggaggcggcggctgCTGGCGCGGACTACGGCCCTCAGGTGTCCCCCTCCGCCTTTTACTCTGTATTTGTTTGTCGGTCTCGCAAGAAGGCACAGCCTGCACCCTGCCCGACCGTGGCCAGAACGCGACGCGGACTTTCGGCGGCGGCggcagatgcaggaggactgACTGAGACCGACGCGGGAGTGAGACGGCAGCGGCCTGATCAGCGGAGGGCCCGGAACTCTGGCAGCGGCGGCGCGGCCTGGGACGGACATGAACCCTCGGGGCCCGAAGAGGGGCCGCTAGGTCTGACCCCAGAGGCGAGCGGCCAGGCACAGCCATCTTGACTGCGGCCCGAAAGGAAACTTGCTGCGCGCCGCCCTCTGAGCCTTCGCTGCTGGGCGCCAAGAGAAGTGGCTGGGCGTGCAGGAGGACCTGCGCGAGCTCTGGACGATGTGCCCAGGGGCCACCACTCTGCTCCGGGAGGGCTGAGTGCGACCCAGAGGGCGTAGGGCAGACCCTGTGGAACTGTGGCGCGCCTGCAGTCACCCTCGCCCCAGGAGAggcacggggggggggagggccGGACGACTTCTGCCTAAGCTTCCGACCCTGCTGCCACAGACGCTGCCCAAGAAAGGGCTAGATCGTTGGCAGAGTCTCCGCTCCTCTGGGAGAAGCCACACAAGACCCGCTGGTCGCCtgctttccctttcctccagTTCCTCGCTGGGTCCCCTAGGGCCCCTCCGCGCGCCGCCTAGAGGAGGAGGACGTGGGGCCGCGGCGCGCAGCATGGAGTGGGGTTACCTGTTGGAAGTGACCTCGCTGCTAGCCGCCTTGGCGCTGCTGCAGCGCTCGAGCGGCGCCGCCGCCGCTTCGGCCAAGGAGCTGGCGTGCCAAGAGATCACGGTGCCGCTGTGCAAGGGCATCGGTTACAACTACACCTACATGCCCAACCAGTTCAACCACGACACCCAAGACGAGGCGGGCCTGGAAGTGCACCAATTCTGGCCGCTGGTGGAGATCCAGTGCTCCCCCGACCTCAAGTTCTTTCTGTGCAGCATGTACACGCCCATCTGCCTGGAAGACTACAAGAAGCCTCTGCCGCCTTGCCGCTCGGTGTGCGAACGCGCCAAGGCCGGCTGCGCGCCGCTCATGCGCCAGTACGGCTTCGCCTGGCCTGACCGCATGCGCTGCGATCGGCTGCCGGAGCAGGGCAACCCGGACACGCTGTGCATGGACTACAACCGCACCGACCTCACCACGGCCGCGCCCAGCCCACCGCGCcgcctgccgccgccgccgcccggcgaGCAGCCGCCCTCCGGCAGTGGCCACGGCCGCCCGCCAGGGGCCAGGCCCCCACACCGTGGCGGCGGCAGCAGGGGCGGCGGGGACACGGCGGCTGCGCCCCCCTCGCGCGGCGGGAAAGCGAGGCCCCCTAGTGGTGGCGCGGCTCCCTGCGAGCCCGGGTGCCAGTGCCGCGCGCCGATGGTGAGCGTGTCCAGCGAACGCCACCCCCTCTACAACCGCGTCAAGACCGGCCAGATCGCCAACTGCGCGTTGCCCTGCCACAACCCCTTCTTCAGCCAGGATGAGCGCGCCTTCACCGTCTTCTGGATCGGCCTGTGGTCGGTGCTCTGCTTCGTCTCCACCTTCGCCACCGTCTCCACCTTCCTCATCGATATGGAGCGCTTCAAGTACCCGGAACGGCCCATCATCTTCCTCTCCGCCTGCTACCTCTTCGTGTCGGTCGGGTACCTGGTGCGCCTGGTGGCAGGACACGAGAAAGTGGCCTGCAGCGGTGGCGCTCCGGGTGCGGGAGGAGCTGGGGGTGCTGGCGGCGCGGCTGCGGCTGGCGCGGGGGCGGCGGGAGCGGGGGCGAGCGGCCCGGGCGCGCGCGGCGAGTACGAGGAGCTGGGAGCAGTGGAGCAGCACGTGCGCTATGAGACCACCGGCCCCGCGCTGTGCACGGTGGTCTTCCTCCTTGTCTACTTCTTTGGCATGGCCAGCTCCATCTGGTGGGTAATCCTGTCGCTCACGTGGTTCCTGGCGGCTGGCATGAAGTGGGGCAACGAGGCCATCGCAGGCTACTCGCAGTACTTCCATCTGGCCGCGTGGCTGGTGCCCAGCGTCAAGTCCATCGCGGTGCTGGCGCTCAGCTCCGTGGACGGCGACCCGGTGGCGGGCATCTGCTACGTGGGCAACCAGAGCCTCGACAACCTGCGCGGCTTCGTGCTGGCGCCACTGGTCATCTACCTCTTCATTGGCACCATGTTTCTGTTGGCTGGTTTCGTGTCGCTATTCCGAATCCGCTCGGTCATCAAGCAGCAAGGAGGCCCAACCAAGACGCACAAGCTAGAGAAGCTCATGATCCGCCTGGGCCTCTTCACCGTGCTCTACACGGTGCCCGCCGCCGTCGTTGTCGCCTGCCTTTTCTATGAGCAGCACAACCGTCCGCGCTGGGAAGCCACTCACAACTGCCCGTGTCTTCGGGACCTGCAGCCCGACCAGGCGCGCAGGCCCGATTACGCGGTCTTCATGCTCAAGTACTTCATGTGCCTGGTAGTGGGCATCACGTCGGGTGTATGGGTCTGGTCGGGCAAGACTCTGGAGTCGTGGCGCGCGCTGTGCACTCGCTGCTGCTGGGCCAGCAAGGGCGCAGCAGTAGGCGCGGGAGCCGGGGGCGGCGGCCCGGGGGGCGGCGGGCCCGGGCCcggcgggggtgggggacctGGCGGAGGCGGGGGATCTCTCTACAGCGACGTCAGCACCGGCCTGACGTGGCGGTCTGGCACGGCCAGCTCCGTGTCTTACCCTAAGCAGATGCCATTGTCCCAGGTCTGAACCCTGAGCAGACGCCCAGAAGGGGCggagaggggtgggggatggggagctcGAGGGCGGCGAAGGGACCCCAGACCGGCCGGGGTTCCCACCCCTTCACCGTGTTGATTGCTATTAGCATGATAATGAACTCTTAATGGTATCCATTAGCCGCTGGGACTTAAAGGACTCCCTTAGAACAAAGTACCTGGCATTGAAGCCTCCCAGATCCAGCCCCTCCCCTCCGACGCTCCGGAGCGCCTCCCCCAGGCAATGGTTTCAGCCGGCTAGGAGAGTTGGAACCCTCCTGGGTACCCTGGCTGAGCCTTGAGGTCAAGCTACAGACTTCTCCCAAGGGACCGCTTCACCCTCGACCCCGCCTGCGTAAATTCACTCCTCATACCCCCTAGAGGAGGGACGACTGCTACCTTGTGGGATTGCACGGTTTGGGTATTCTTAATGACCAGGCAAATGCcttaaataaacaagaaatgtCTTAATTATACACCCCAAGTAAATACGGGTTTCTTACATTAGAGgatgtatttatataattatttgttaaattgtaaaaaagaaaaaaaagaaaaagtgtaaaatatgtatatatccaAAGATATACAACGTGTACATTATTTGTAAAAAGTTTAGAGGCTACCCCTGTAAGAACAAATATAAGTATTCTATTTTGTCAATAAAATGACTTTTGATAAATGATTTAAATACTACCCTGTCCCCCGACTCTTCTGAACTGTTCCCCTTGTGCTTGCTGAGGACATGTGGGGAAATGGACATTTTCTGGCTTGCCATTCTGTACACTGACTTTAGGCATGGAGACAATTACCTGTTAACCTCTAGTTCTTAAACTGTTAGCCAAGTAAATGTCATTGTTGAATTGAAATCAAAATTGCGTTTTTGCACTTTCCCCAAAGATGTTGTTTTTCATGGTCTCTCCTTGCTGACCTCTGAGTGACAGCTcatcttggggtgtgtgtgtgtgtgtgtgtgtgtgtgtgtgtgtgtgtgtgtgtgtgaatggacaGATTGCAAAGGTGGCCATTCCACTCAGCCTGTTTATGTGGCTGGTATAACGTCACTTAAGTTGAAACAGCAGCCCTATGTGAGTATCTCctgtctgtgattttttttttaaagccctgaCCTTTTACAGACCTGGCCACACTCTGAAATGTGGAGGTTAGTATTTGAAGCCACGGGTCACCTCTACACTGGAAGTCACTTGACAATCTGGGGTAGCAGGGCAGGTGCTAGCTAACAGATTAAACGAATGGGTTAACTTCTTAATGGCGCTCCGTGCTTGTGTATTCCAAGTGTGCTGCTTTTCCTGGAGAAAAAAGCTATTGTTCCTCTGTCAAGACTAAGCTAATTTATTTGAACAGAAGGCTGTTGAATCAGCAGAAGAATGCGCTGGCAATTGTTGAACTTTTTACCTGTCTGCCCAGTGGCTCCGCACATCATTCCTTTAAGAGGAGCTAAATGAATAGGGTTAATCTGTAGGGAACTTGGTCTTTTGAGTTTGAAAAACTTTGATCTTTTCTCCTCTCCGAATGTGCTGTGTAGTCTGAAGTTTCTTTCCCTGCTGCCTTGGCTCCTCTTGGTGCAGACCAATTGGCCACCGCAGAGCCTTAACGCTCTTCCATTAAAGGGATGTGGGACTTTTACTttaaaaaggagagggagagagggagacgaAGACTTGTAACAGTTAGTGAAGACCAGAGGCGCAAGTGCGCTCAGCCTTTTCAACAGCTTTCCACGGCTTTGTTAGCCAGCCCGCAGGCAGCTAGGCCTGGGCTGTGCATTATAGAAAAGGCTCTGAATGCCCCACAGGTGGTCTGTGCACATAATCCCCCAATTTAAAGCGGTTTCCTTTGCTGG
This sequence is a window from Peromyscus eremicus chromosome 5, PerEre_H2_v1, whole genome shotgun sequence. Protein-coding genes within it:
- the Fzd8 gene encoding frizzled-8; amino-acid sequence: MEWGYLLEVTSLLAALALLQRSSGAAAASAKELACQEITVPLCKGIGYNYTYMPNQFNHDTQDEAGLEVHQFWPLVEIQCSPDLKFFLCSMYTPICLEDYKKPLPPCRSVCERAKAGCAPLMRQYGFAWPDRMRCDRLPEQGNPDTLCMDYNRTDLTTAAPSPPRRLPPPPPGEQPPSGSGHGRPPGARPPHRGGGSRGGGDTAAAPPSRGGKARPPSGGAAPCEPGCQCRAPMVSVSSERHPLYNRVKTGQIANCALPCHNPFFSQDERAFTVFWIGLWSVLCFVSTFATVSTFLIDMERFKYPERPIIFLSACYLFVSVGYLVRLVAGHEKVACSGGAPGAGGAGGAGGAAAAGAGAAGAGASGPGARGEYEELGAVEQHVRYETTGPALCTVVFLLVYFFGMASSIWWVILSLTWFLAAGMKWGNEAIAGYSQYFHLAAWLVPSVKSIAVLALSSVDGDPVAGICYVGNQSLDNLRGFVLAPLVIYLFIGTMFLLAGFVSLFRIRSVIKQQGGPTKTHKLEKLMIRLGLFTVLYTVPAAVVVACLFYEQHNRPRWEATHNCPCLRDLQPDQARRPDYAVFMLKYFMCLVVGITSGVWVWSGKTLESWRALCTRCCWASKGAAVGAGAGGGGPGGGGPGPGGGGGPGGGGGSLYSDVSTGLTWRSGTASSVSYPKQMPLSQV